Proteins encoded within one genomic window of Dreissena polymorpha isolate Duluth1 unplaced genomic scaffold, UMN_Dpol_1.0 chrUn014, whole genome shotgun sequence:
- the LOC127863543 gene encoding RNA-binding protein 12B-like: MPQEEIHEVERRMTQSEGRRHRTQEDGRRHRTQGDGCRTTQEDGRRHRTQEDERRHRTQEDGRRTTQEDGRRHRTQEDGRHATQEDGRRHVTQEDGRRTTQEDGRRHRTQEDGRRHRTQEDGRRTTQEDGRRHRTQGDGRHTTQEDGRRHVTQEDGRRTTQEDGRRTTQEDGRRHRTQDGRRTTQEDGRR; this comes from the coding sequence ATGCCGCAAGAGGAAATACATGAAGTCGAACGCCGCATGACACAATCAGAGGGACGCCGCCACAGGACACAAGAAGACGGACGCCGCCACAGGACACAAGGAGACGGATGCCGAACGACACAAGAAGACGGACGCCGCCACAGGACACAAGAAGATGAACGCCGCCACAGGACACAAGAAGATGGACGCCGCACGACACAAGAAGACGGACGCCGCCACAGGACACAAGAAGATGGACGCCACGCGACACAAGAAGATGGACGCCGCCACGTGACACAAGAAGACGGACGCCGCACGACACAAGAAGACGGACGCCGCCACAGGACACAAGAAGATGGACGCCGCCACAGGACACAAGAAGATGGACGCCGCACGACACAAGAAGACGGACGCCGCCACAGGACACAAGGAGATGGACGCCACACGACACAAGAAGATGGACGCCGCCACGTGACACAAGAAGACGGACGCCGCACGACACAAGAAGACGGACGCCGCACGACACAAGAAGACGGACGCCGCCACAGGACACAAGATGGACGCCGCACGACACAAGAAGACGGGCGCCGGTAA
- the LOC127863544 gene encoding D(2) dopamine receptor-like, whose protein sequence is MSTSPFNGTTTLSVLTLTSEYNDVTTVSKAIETIVLVVIITITTVGNVCLWVIVLRSRALRTLTSMFILGLSTADILVGVVNMPITVYTIIMGRWEFSQSACVVFGFLNMITLVTSVLSLCNISINRYVMVCYPHMFKHIYTVRNAVAMIIGVVIFSILLSLPPLIGWSEYVYTPSHSFCFADWQNHMSYAFFMIGCCFGIPFIVMSVCNVLILRNVRASRLRVKTASEPQQSPASIKNFINRLTIGSTKVRMISKIVPTYVGKSTTTLHTPSSQSTKSSLTRQQRSRFLHLDWKPASENTPPERCSPVTAISLDPSSDVSFVLPSNSETEFNAQGPVHDKQMSKQKGLETPPLKRREEIRLAVSLIIVVVIFVICWLPYCVSMLLSIFHSGHVPREFHMFTIIIGYANSCCNPIIYGVMNKRFKVGFKRIFCFWQYRTNSGLSSP, encoded by the exons ATGTCTACGTCACCTTTCAATGGAACAACAACGCTCTCAGTTCTCACGCTGACGTCAGAGTACAATGACGTTACGACGGTATCGAAAGCGATAGAAACCATTGTGCTGGTCGTGATCATAACCATAACGACTGTCGGCAACGTTTGTCTTTGGGTGATCGTGCTAAGGTCAAGGGCCCTGAGGACTTTGACCAGCATGTTCATCCTTGGATTGTCCACTGCAG ATATCCTCGTGGGCGTCGTGAACATGCCCATTACGGTCTACACAATAATCATGGGTCGCTGGGAGTTTTCGCAGAGCGCATGTGTAGTCTTTGGCTTCCTGAACATGATCACCTTGGTTACCAGCGTCCTGTCGCTTTGCAACATTTCTATAAATAGATATGTCATGGTGTGTTATCCACATATGTTCAAGCATATCTACACGGTCAGAAACGCTGTTGCCATGATAATAG GTGTTGTTATATTTTCGATTCTACTCTCCCTGCCGCCTCTGATTGGATGGTCTGAATATGTTTACACGCCCTCGCATTCGTTCTGTTTCGCTGATTGGCAGAACCACATGTCCTACGCATTCTTTATGATTGGATGTTGCTTCGGGATTCCTTTCATAGTAATGTCAGTTTGCAACGTGTTAATTTTGAGAAACGTGAGGGCCAGCAGACTTCGAGTTAAAACCGCGTCAGAACCTCAACAATCACCTGCCTCAATTAAGAACTTCATCAATCGATTAACGATTGGCTCAACAAAGGTTCGAATGATATCAAAAATCGTTCCCACGTACGTTGGTAAATCCACAACCACCTTACACACACCATCTTCTCAGTCAACGAAATCGTCGTTAACACGTCAACAACGTAGCCGATTCCTTCATCTAGACTGGAAACCTGCGTCAGAAAACACACCGCCAGAAAGATGTTCACCTGTAACAGCAATTTCATTAGACCCATCATCGGACGTATCGTTTGTCCTACCTTCGAACTCAGAAACAGAATTCAACGCTCAGGGACCGGTTCATGATAAGCAAATGAGCAAGCAAAAGGGACTAGAGACGCCGCCCTTAAAACGGCGAGAAGAGATACGACTCGCTGTTTCGCTAATTATTGTTGTTGTGATATTTGTTATATGTTGGCTACCCTATTGTGTAAGTATGCTACTCTCAATATTTCACTCGGGACATGTGCCAAGAGAATTCCATATGTTTACAATAATTATAGGATATGCAAATAGTTGCTGTAATCCTATCATCTATGGTGTCATGAACAAACGGTTCAAGGTTGGGTTTAAGCGCATTTTCTGTTTCTGGCAGTACAGAACCAATTCAGGTCTGAGTAGCCCTTAG